From Chryseobacterium shandongense, the proteins below share one genomic window:
- a CDS encoding lysophospholipid acyltransferase family protein — protein sequence MSLISKNDLIKASGLHKIGFLKNPVASAVMSVAKINEVNTLYDKLKDKEGKDFFDSFVRERNLSYIAFEEDLAKIPKTGPFILVSNHPLGAIDGILMCKILSEVRPDFKVMGNFLLEKIKPMEPYVISVNPFENRKDAYSSSSGMRETLKHLQNGGCVGIFPAGEVSNKNNPYGEILDKEWEKPALKLIRMAKVPVVPMYFHAKNSRLFYQMAKIHPSLQTLMLPAEMMNEREKPIRIRIGRPIAVKAMDDMESTEELGDFLKRKVYMMKSYYDKRKSLAQSINLKNLSVKFPLLKEENIVQNIIDETPKEDILKDIQKLKGTDKMFFSNGNYEVYFTKYEEIPSIMREIGRQRELTFRAVGEGSNLPFDLDEYDKHYHHLFLWDNAEEKLVGAYRMALGREVMKKSGIKGFYTSSLFEFEQDIHPFFKKVIEMGRAYICQEYQQKPLPLFLLWRGIVHVCLRNPDHKFLMGGVSISNKFSEFSKSLMIEFMRSNYYDSAVAQYITPRNEYKVKLRDRDKHLFFEEMESDLNKLDKIIDDLEPELRLPVLIKKYIKQNAKVIAFNVDPNFNDAIDGLMYIRISDLPENTIKPVLEEMSEQIRREQENNSVENQ from the coding sequence ATGAGTTTAATATCGAAAAACGATTTGATAAAGGCTTCCGGCTTACATAAAATAGGATTTTTGAAGAATCCTGTGGCATCTGCTGTGATGAGCGTTGCCAAAATAAACGAAGTAAATACATTATACGATAAATTAAAAGATAAGGAAGGCAAAGATTTTTTCGACTCATTTGTGAGAGAGCGGAATCTAAGTTATATAGCATTTGAAGAGGATCTGGCAAAAATCCCGAAAACCGGGCCTTTCATTCTAGTTTCCAATCATCCACTTGGTGCGATAGATGGTATTTTAATGTGTAAAATTCTTTCGGAAGTACGCCCGGATTTTAAGGTGATGGGGAATTTCCTATTGGAGAAAATAAAACCCATGGAGCCGTATGTAATTTCGGTGAATCCTTTTGAAAACAGGAAAGATGCCTATAGCAGTTCATCAGGAATGCGCGAAACCTTAAAGCATCTTCAAAATGGCGGCTGTGTAGGTATTTTTCCGGCCGGAGAAGTTTCCAATAAAAATAATCCGTACGGAGAAATTTTAGATAAAGAATGGGAAAAACCAGCACTAAAGCTTATAAGAATGGCCAAAGTGCCGGTTGTTCCTATGTATTTCCATGCTAAGAACAGCAGATTATTTTATCAGATGGCGAAGATTCATCCGAGTCTACAAACCCTTATGCTTCCTGCAGAAATGATGAATGAGAGGGAAAAGCCTATCAGAATTCGTATCGGAAGACCTATTGCTGTAAAGGCGATGGATGATATGGAGAGTACGGAAGAGCTTGGCGATTTCCTGAAACGTAAGGTTTATATGATGAAATCTTATTATGACAAAAGAAAATCCCTCGCTCAAAGTATCAATCTTAAAAACCTTTCGGTAAAGTTTCCTTTGCTGAAAGAAGAGAATATTGTTCAGAATATTATCGACGAAACGCCTAAAGAAGACATTCTTAAAGATATCCAAAAGCTGAAAGGTACCGATAAGATGTTTTTCAGTAATGGAAATTACGAAGTCTATTTTACCAAATATGAGGAAATCCCTTCCATTATGAGAGAAATCGGGCGGCAGCGGGAGCTTACTTTCCGGGCCGTTGGCGAAGGCAGCAACCTTCCTTTCGATCTGGATGAATACGATAAACATTATCACCATCTTTTTTTATGGGATAATGCCGAGGAAAAACTGGTAGGTGCGTACCGAATGGCGTTGGGAAGAGAAGTGATGAAGAAATCAGGGATTAAAGGATTCTACACCAGCTCGCTGTTCGAATTTGAACAGGACATCCATCCTTTCTTTAAAAAAGTGATTGAAATGGGACGTGCCTACATCTGCCAGGAATATCAGCAGAAACCGTTACCGCTTTTTCTGCTTTGGAGAGGAATTGTGCATGTCTGCCTGAGAAATCCGGATCATAAGTTTCTGATGGGTGGCGTAAGTATTTCCAATAAATTTTCAGAGTTCTCGAAATCTCTGATGATTGAGTTTATGCGATCGAATTATTATGATTCTGCAGTAGCTCAATACATTACACCCAGAAATGAATATAAGGTAAAACTTCGAGACAGGGATAAGCATCTTTTTTTCGAAGAAATGGAATCTGATCTGAATAAGCTGGATAAAATTATTGACGATCTGGAGCCGGAATTGAGATTACCGGTTTTGATTAAGAAATATATCAAGCAAAATGCGAAGGTAATTGCGTTTAACGTAGATCCCAACTTTAATGATGCGATCGACGGATTGATGTATATCAGAATCAGTGATCTGCCGGAAAACACGATAAAGCCTGTACTGGAGGAGATGAGCGAGCAGATACGAAGAGAGCAGGAAAATAATTCGGTTGAAAATCAGTAG